One Babesia bovis T2Bo chromosome 4 map unlocalized Chr4_1, whole genome shotgun sequence genomic window carries:
- a CDS encoding RING-type zinc-finger family protein — protein sequence MPSIVQQPIKRPYEDAMGFLIQDAITLRKRQKVLFTKLYSQIESLRTLIEETAANVGNRGKGGDSSHTKSTALNDSDVTLCAKDDASVTLYLHNPVIRIDDTGDISQEPAGDSVDAEHFDVDFKAPLNNLAESIRCMDMRRAGLKGYRQFKTSLLKFSKDLFKSDPKDLDVLPQIVFDEQVMVKLISIDLLHDGLFDVFSTLQSEAYERWGATNRFLISDAVVGAYRLLHGLKQQLRENKVQPLIDWLNEERSFSHLYAERFNAVLLKLYEVQLLSHHYTFQNGELQKSDCTLTSQRIMEIRNSDLSKMWKIHSSEVGKLMTQALLDDNIPSVSEFLNLRDHTEKAFVRLFCESGFRVKKSTKTAQVHCATVAHSNVQQQSTLGRVAASCKRHVNKDTDEALNNHYNKSDYAIRTPIKATTKKDRSVSPWLNLLDTPDIHVNAFVVENDNATKCDNYMLSTKRRYLEPRWLKSIEEGAEKVLRFPRLSSFRLESPALSRGVNIRMIKQSLICKNEMPRQPYQIATLYAMASDPETACRQIIPQSTTTDDSSSFCECEPLNIIEGSPITNVAALQEIHEVSPPEALELATTDIRDETQFNASNIRHMAMLSDYRRFGQQLLQHNRQLLRQYVERQRAQSAISESHTDAQPTVSLTLYAGSPAVHDTVSESPENRTEAHRRSSSARGGRIRITFPNRPESSDTPPSHGRRSVSRFIRLRSHETDSGFVNANSPLLASELGNLSASGEPANINVRSIFRLVVHGIPGYSLQNAEAVVRLLSDPNALTQTGNIQSRDTVPGISENTSSIPSKLPNKRLNFTTAYECGDVGGYHKVFLPYESPLSVLISAGYLLFPRLLNLSGNNKPTEGITGDFGSFMRSSKQLPIEADLGQAFCFHSYFSCPISKDQTSTTNLPVMLPCGHVICSICNDSFANSRRKIHFRCPMCPQQASPGEVKCLFLDWNAFGFDNIN from the exons ATGC CGTCGATTGTTCAACAACCAATAAAAAGACCTTATGAAGATGCAATGGGTTTTTTAATCCAAGATGCAATTACCCTAAGGAAGCGCCAGAAGGTACTATTTACGAAACTTTATTCGCAAATAGAATCTCTTAGGACGCTTATTGAG GAAACTGCTGCTAACGTAGGAAATCGTGGCAAAGGTGGCGATTCATCGCATACAAAAAGCACTGCATTGAATGATTCGGATGTAACCTTATGTGCTAAAGACGATGCTTCAGTTACGCTATATTTGCACAATCCCGTCATTCGTATTGATGACACTGGCGATATAAGCCAGGAGCCTGCTGGAGATTCAGTAGATGCTGAACATTTCGATGTAGATTTCAAGGCACCACTTAACAACCTTGCAGAATCAATAAGGTGTATGGATATGCGAAGAGCTGGTTTAAAAGGGTACAGACAGTTCAAAACAAGCCTGCTAAAATTCAGCAAGGACTTATTTAAATCTGACCCTAAAGATCTCGATGTATTACCTCAAATAGTGTTCGACGAACAAGTAATGGTCAAGCTGATTTCCATTGACTTACTTCACGATGGTTTATTTGACGTCTTTTCAACTCTACAGTCCGAAGCTTATGAGCGATGGGGAGCGACGAATCGTTTTCTTATATCCGACGCTGTGGTTGGTGCATACCGTTTGCTCCATGGGCTGAAACAGCAATTGCGTGAAAACAAAGTACAGCCCCTCATTGATTGGCTAAATGAGGAGCGTAGTTTTTCTCATTTATATGCAGAGCGTTTCAACGCTGTTTTATTGAAGCTTTATGAGGTCCAACTTTTGAGTCATCATTACACTTTCCAAAATGGAGAGTTACAAAAAAGCGATTGTACATTAACATCACAGCGTATTATGGAAATCAGGAACAGCGATCTCTCTAAAATGTGGAAAATTCACAGTTCAGAGGTTGGTAAATTGATGACTCAGGCTTTACTCGATGACAATATACCTTCTGTATCTGAATTTCTGAATTTGCGAGATCATACGGAGAAAGCATTTGTTCGACTGTTTTGCGAGAGTGGTTTTCGTGTGAAGAAATCTACGAAGACAGCACAGGTTCATTGCGCTACTGTGGCTCATTCGAATGTTCAACAACAGTCAACTTTAGGACGGGTGGCTGCTTCGTGCAAGCGACATGTAAACAAGGACACTGACGAAGCGTTAAATAACCATTACAACAAATCGGATTATGCTATAAGGACACCAATAAAAGCCACCACAAAGAAGGATCGTTCTGTTAGTCCGTGGCTTAACCTCCTGGATACTCCTGATATTCATGTAAATGCGTTTGTAGTTGAAAACGATAATGCCACCAAATGCGATAACTATATGTTAAGTACCAAACGCAGATATTTGGAACCAAGGTGGTTGAAATCTATTGAAGAGGGCGCTGAGAAAGTTTTGCGTTTTCCGCGACTGTCTTCTTTCAGATTGGAATCGCCTGCATTATCAAGGGGAGTTAATATTCGAATGATAAAACAATCCTTAATATGCAAGAATGAAATGCCGCGTCAACCATATCAGATTGCTACGTTGTACGCTATGGCGTCGGATCCGGAAACTGCCTGTCGCCAGATTATTCCACAATCCACAACAACAGATGACAGCAGTTCTTTCTGTGAATGTGAACCATTAAATATCATAGAGGGTAGCCCTATAACAAATGTTGCTGCGCTTCAAGAAATTCATGAAGTATCACCTCCTGAAGCCCTTGAACTGGCAACGACAGATATTCGGGATGAAACTCAATTTAATGCTTCGAACATACGGCACATGGCGATGCTTTCTGATTACCGCCGCTTTGGTCAACAATTGCTGCAACATAATCGACAACTTCTCCGCCAATATGTAGAAAGGCAGCGTGCGCAATCGGCTATATCGGAAAGTCATACAGATGCTCAACCAACTGTTTCCTTGACATTATACGCCGGTTCACCGGCTGTTCATGACACTGTGTCGGAGTCGCCAGAAAATAGAACGGAGGCCCATAGACGATCAAGTTCTGCACGTGGAGGACGTATCAGGATAACATTCCCCAATAGGCCAGAGTCGAGCGATACACCACCTTCTCATGGGCGACGTAGTGTTAGCCGATTTATCCGTTTGAGATCTCATGAGACAGATTCTGGCTTTGTTAATGCCAATTCACCATTACTTGCCTCTGAGCTTGGGAACCTTTCTGCATCAGGGGAACCTGCAAATATTAACGTTAGA AGCATTTTCCGTCTAGTGGTACATGGTATACCGGGTTACTCTTTGCAAAATGCAGAAGCCGTGGTCCGCCTGCTGTCTGATCCCAATGCTTTGACACAAACGGGGAACATTCAGTCACGAGATACAGTGCCAGGTATTTCGGAAAATACATCGAGCATACCATCGAAATTGCCAAATAAAAGACTAAACTTCACTACTGCATACGAGTGTGGAGATGTTGGTGGTTACCATAAGGTTTTTTTACCGTATGAGAG CCCATTGTCTGTTCTTATTTCTGCTGGTTATCTATTGTTTCCTCGTCTTCTCAACCTATCGGGAAATAACAAGCCAACGGAGGGCATTACAGGTGATTTCGGATCTTTCATGCGTTCATCTAAGCAACTGCCTATAGAAGCAGACCTTGGACAGGCGTTTTGCTTCCACAGTTACTTTTCTTGTCCTATATCCAAAGATCAAACATCTACCACCAATTTGCCAGTCATGTTACCATGCGGTCACGTTATCTGCAGCATATGCAATGACAGCTTTGCCAATAGCCGTAGGAAGATACATTTCAGATGTCCTATGTGTCCGCAACAGGCAAGCCCTGGAGAG GTTAAATGTCTGTTCCTAGATTGGAATGCATTTGGTTTTGATAACATTAATTAG